In the Kaistella sp. 97-N-M2 genome, one interval contains:
- the rsmH gene encoding 16S rRNA (cytosine(1402)-N(4))-methyltransferase RsmH, whose amino-acid sequence MYHNPVLLQRSVDDLVTNPSGIYVDVTFGGGGHSREILTKLSPKGKLYGFDQDLDALKNTIDDERFTLINQNFRFLENSLMVHGVSRVDGILADLGVSSHQFDEASRGFSTRSNAPLDMRMNVMQDLDAKKIINEYEEEQLAHILYYYGELRESRKLAREIVHHRKLKTIETTEDLKNLFSYIPQFKQNKFFAQVFQAIRIEVNQELEVLKELLVQSYKMLKPNGRLVVISYHSLEDRLVKRFLKNGMFEGEPERDIYGNFSKTFELLQTKAIIPDEAEIAENSRARSAKMRVGIKI is encoded by the coding sequence ATGTACCACAACCCGGTTTTGCTGCAGAGAAGTGTTGATGATTTGGTGACGAATCCTTCGGGCATCTACGTGGACGTTACTTTCGGTGGCGGCGGTCATTCCCGGGAGATTTTAACGAAGCTTTCTCCAAAAGGAAAACTGTACGGCTTTGATCAGGATTTAGATGCACTTAAAAACACGATCGACGACGAGCGGTTCACGCTCATCAACCAGAATTTCAGGTTTTTGGAAAACTCTTTAATGGTGCATGGTGTGAGCCGTGTTGACGGAATTTTAGCAGACCTCGGTGTTTCGTCTCATCAGTTTGATGAAGCATCGCGCGGATTTTCCACACGAAGCAATGCGCCCCTCGATATGCGGATGAACGTGATGCAGGATCTGGATGCCAAAAAAATCATTAATGAATATGAAGAGGAACAGCTTGCGCACATTCTTTATTATTATGGCGAACTGCGCGAATCGCGAAAACTGGCACGCGAAATCGTTCATCACCGGAAATTAAAAACCATCGAAACAACGGAAGATCTTAAGAATCTCTTCAGTTATATTCCGCAGTTTAAGCAGAATAAATTTTTCGCTCAGGTTTTTCAGGCAATCAGAATTGAGGTAAATCAGGAACTGGAAGTGTTGAAAGAACTTTTGGTTCAGTCTTATAAAATGCTGAAACCAAACGGCAGACTCGTCGTAATCTCTTACCACTCTCTGGAAGACCGCCTGGTGAAAAGGTTTTTGAAGAACGGCATGTTCGAAGGCGAACCGGAAAGAGATATTTACGGCAATTTTTCGAAGACATTCGAACTTCTTCAAACCAAAGCAATTATCCCGGATGAAGCGGAGATCGCAGAAAATTCCCGCGCACGAAGCGCAAAGATGCGTGTTGGAATAAAAATTTAA
- a CDS encoding FtsL-like putative cell division protein: MAKKPTYRSQKKLTFIDIIKGNFLNRDEVKIHYKYFLLVFFLMMIIIYSNHLVSQKIEMVNDLKEQTEEFKSRNAYAQSRLIKVKLESELGKEMVQDSLLSLENHPHKLLIKLDSTDGGSK; this comes from the coding sequence ATGGCAAAGAAACCTACCTATCGCTCGCAGAAAAAACTGACTTTTATAGATATTATAAAAGGCAATTTTCTCAATCGCGATGAGGTAAAAATTCATTACAAATATTTTCTTTTGGTTTTTTTTCTCATGATGATTATTATTTACAGCAATCACCTCGTAAGCCAGAAGATAGAAATGGTGAACGACCTGAAAGAACAGACCGAAGAATTTAAATCGCGCAACGCCTACGCACAAAGCAGGCTTATTAAAGTAAAATTAGAATCGGAATTAGGGAAAGAAATGGTGCAGGATTCCCTCCTATCCTTAGAAAATCATCCTCACAAATTATTGATAAAATTAGACAGTACTGATGGCGGTTCAAAATGA
- a CDS encoding penicillin-binding transpeptidase domain-containing protein, with protein MAVQNEFENKRAKTLRWGYFFAGFAFVLFMVFLARIIVLQNTNVQEIKDDYINKNYREATLKAARGNLYAADGSILATTVMRYDVYIDFKIIKDSVYSNNIGPLTDSLSKMFGKPRSYFRDRLDQQKKAKNQYYTLVKGLDFDDYDRIRKFPIFEKGKNRGGFIIDRNFKRELATTQIGAGTIGMDNGVAQSGLEGAFSKYLTGQDGTRLEQRVNSSQWKPIDYWKVQEPVDGQDVYTTIDLRIQDIASSALEKQLIKFDAEHGCVLVMEVATGKVKAMVNLRRTEPGIYVDAYNYALKDATEPGSTFKTVSLLAAMDDGFIDENTTVNVGNGVWTYAKQRISDGHGGGTYEISDVLAKSSNVGSAKLITKYYADKPEVFLDHLRRWKMFDKMDIELPGITKPFIVTPESKRWNAATLASLAYGYSSRFNLLQLTTFYNGIANKGKMLKPLFIDKIMKDGRVLYEAKPATMVNKMASEKAINMMTSALTKAVEKGTGKSIFTPNLKMAGKTGTARFEYWKPGPAKYQASFAGFYPADNPKYTCIVMINQPDNSKGFYGATVSAPVFKEIAGKTFLKTPQNIEKELLVDRKVDLSKMLEPNVKIAVSGNQMPQVVGLIGKNIIPQLENQGYRVDYKGVGRIKEQFPNPGTAINKNQRIYLQLQN; from the coding sequence ATGGCGGTTCAAAATGAATTCGAAAATAAGCGCGCAAAAACACTACGATGGGGTTACTTCTTCGCAGGTTTTGCCTTTGTCTTATTTATGGTTTTTCTGGCCCGAATCATTGTCCTGCAAAACACGAACGTTCAGGAAATTAAAGACGATTACATTAATAAAAATTACCGCGAAGCGACGCTGAAAGCCGCCCGTGGAAATCTGTACGCAGCAGATGGGTCTATTCTGGCGACCACCGTTATGCGTTACGATGTTTATATCGATTTTAAAATCATCAAAGATTCCGTTTATTCCAATAACATTGGGCCGCTCACCGATTCTCTATCTAAAATGTTCGGAAAACCCAGAAGTTATTTCCGCGATCGCCTCGATCAGCAAAAAAAAGCAAAAAACCAGTATTACACCTTGGTAAAAGGTTTGGATTTCGATGATTACGACCGCATTCGCAAATTCCCCATCTTCGAGAAAGGAAAAAACAGAGGAGGTTTCATCATCGACCGAAATTTTAAAAGAGAACTTGCAACTACGCAAATCGGCGCCGGAACAATCGGCATGGATAATGGCGTCGCACAATCCGGTCTGGAAGGTGCTTTTTCAAAATATTTAACCGGCCAGGACGGCACACGTTTGGAACAGCGAGTAAATTCCAGCCAATGGAAACCTATTGATTACTGGAAAGTTCAGGAACCCGTCGATGGACAGGATGTTTATACCACAATTGACCTGAGAATTCAGGACATCGCGAGCTCCGCTTTAGAAAAACAACTCATCAAATTTGATGCAGAACACGGCTGCGTTCTGGTGATGGAAGTCGCGACCGGTAAGGTAAAAGCGATGGTGAATCTTCGTCGCACAGAGCCCGGAATTTATGTGGATGCTTACAACTATGCCTTAAAAGACGCCACAGAACCCGGTTCTACCTTCAAAACAGTTTCTCTTTTAGCGGCAATGGACGATGGTTTTATCGACGAAAACACCACGGTAAATGTGGGAAACGGCGTTTGGACCTACGCAAAACAGCGGATTTCCGACGGACATGGTGGCGGAACTTATGAAATTTCTGATGTATTGGCGAAATCGAGCAACGTGGGTTCTGCAAAACTCATCACAAAATATTATGCCGATAAGCCCGAAGTTTTCCTGGATCATTTAAGAAGATGGAAAATGTTCGACAAAATGGATATCGAACTGCCCGGAATCACCAAACCCTTCATCGTTACCCCCGAAAGCAAAAGATGGAACGCCGCCACTCTGGCGTCGTTAGCTTACGGTTATTCGTCCAGATTTAATCTTTTACAGCTTACCACATTTTATAACGGCATCGCCAATAAAGGGAAAATGCTGAAGCCTCTTTTTATCGACAAAATCATGAAAGACGGTCGCGTTCTATACGAAGCAAAACCCGCCACCATGGTCAACAAAATGGCTTCCGAAAAAGCCATCAACATGATGACAAGCGCTTTGACGAAAGCTGTTGAAAAAGGTACCGGAAAAAGTATTTTCACACCCAATCTAAAAATGGCCGGAAAAACGGGAACGGCCCGGTTTGAATACTGGAAACCCGGTCCTGCAAAATATCAGGCGAGTTTTGCAGGATTTTACCCCGCCGACAACCCGAAATATACCTGCATCGTTATGATCAACCAACCGGACAATTCGAAAGGCTTTTACGGCGCCACGGTTTCGGCCCCGGTTTTTAAAGAAATCGCCGGAAAAACCTTTTTGAAAACGCCTCAAAACATCGAGAAAGAATTATTGGTGGACAGAAAAGTCGATTTGAGCAAAATGCTCGAACCAAATGTGAAAATCGCCGTTAGCGGCAATCAAATGCCCCAGGTTGTTGGACTGATTGGAAAAAATATTATTCCGCAGCTCGAAAACCAAGGCTACAGAGTCGATTACAAAGGTGTTGGCAGAATTAAAGAGCAGTTTCCGAATCCCGGAACGGCCATCAATAAAAATCAAAGAATCTATCTGCAGTTGCAGAATTAA
- a CDS encoding UDP-N-acetylmuramoyl-L-alanyl-D-glutamate--2,6-diaminopimelate ligase, whose protein sequence is MKLEELLKRIPVLETIGNQNPEVSEIVFDSRNVVADSLYVAVKGTVSDGHSFIDSSREKGANVIVCETLPENLDENVTYIKVKDASKTLGQLASNFYGNPSEKLSLIGVTGTNGKTSVATILFDIFRILGFKSLLISTVEYRIGEEIIPSTHTTPDVIRLNQMLAKAVELGCEYAFMEVSSHGIHQNRTEGLHFKIAGFTNITHDHLDYHKTFDEYIKTKKRFFDELPADAIAITNVDDKNGNVMLQNTKAEKKSYALKTMADFHGKILEADFNGMLLNFNGKEFWTTLTGKFNVYNLLLAYAITVECGFHSDDVLKAVSQLKRVNGRFETLRSDGGIFFVIDYAHTPDALDNILDSINEIRTKNERLITVFGCGGDRDHVKRPEMGKIATRKSTLAIITSDNPRTENPEAIIKEIEAGVEPQYFSKYTSIPDRKEAMKMAIKFAEPKDIILVAGKGHENYQEINGVKHHFDDKEMIVELAKLMSK, encoded by the coding sequence ATGAAGTTAGAAGAATTATTAAAAAGAATCCCGGTTTTGGAGACCATCGGAAATCAAAATCCGGAGGTTTCAGAAATCGTTTTCGACAGCCGAAATGTTGTTGCGGATTCGCTTTATGTTGCGGTGAAAGGCACGGTTTCCGACGGTCATTCTTTCATCGATTCTTCTCGGGAAAAAGGCGCAAACGTAATTGTCTGCGAGACTTTGCCTGAAAATTTAGATGAAAATGTTACGTACATCAAAGTAAAAGATGCTTCGAAAACTTTAGGTCAGCTTGCTTCCAACTTTTACGGCAACCCTTCGGAAAAACTCAGCTTAATCGGCGTTACCGGCACAAATGGAAAAACTTCCGTTGCAACAATTTTATTTGATATTTTCCGGATTTTAGGATTTAAATCGCTTTTAATTTCAACGGTCGAATACCGGATTGGTGAGGAAATTATTCCGTCCACGCACACAACGCCGGACGTAATTCGCCTCAACCAAATGTTGGCAAAAGCCGTCGAATTGGGTTGCGAATACGCTTTCATGGAAGTTTCTTCCCACGGAATCCATCAAAACCGAACTGAAGGGCTACATTTCAAAATCGCCGGCTTTACGAACATCACACACGATCATTTAGACTATCATAAAACCTTCGACGAATACATCAAAACAAAGAAGAGATTTTTCGACGAGCTGCCTGCAGATGCGATCGCCATTACGAACGTTGATGATAAGAACGGAAATGTGATGCTTCAAAACACAAAAGCCGAGAAGAAATCTTACGCTTTAAAAACGATGGCGGATTTCCACGGAAAGATTTTGGAAGCGGATTTTAATGGAATGTTACTGAATTTTAACGGCAAAGAATTCTGGACCACTTTAACAGGAAAATTCAACGTCTATAATTTGCTTCTCGCTTATGCCATAACGGTTGAATGTGGTTTTCACAGCGACGACGTTTTAAAGGCAGTTTCCCAATTGAAAAGGGTAAACGGAAGATTTGAAACGCTAAGATCCGACGGCGGAATTTTCTTCGTCATCGATTATGCACATACGCCAGACGCGCTGGATAATATTTTAGATTCCATCAACGAGATCCGCACAAAAAACGAAAGATTGATTACGGTTTTCGGCTGTGGCGGAGACCGCGATCATGTAAAACGCCCGGAAATGGGAAAAATTGCCACGCGCAAATCGACTCTGGCCATCATCACTTCCGATAATCCAAGAACGGAAAATCCGGAGGCAATCATCAAAGAAATCGAAGCAGGCGTTGAGCCACAATATTTCAGCAAATACACGTCGATCCCGGACCGTAAAGAAGCCATGAAAATGGCGATTAAATTTGCCGAACCGAAAGACATCATCCTCGTCGCCGGAAAAGGACACGAAAATTACCAGGAAATAAACGGCGTAAAACATCATTTTGATGATAAAGAAATGATTGTCGAATTAGCAAAATTAATGTCCAAATAA
- the mraY gene encoding phospho-N-acetylmuramoyl-pentapeptide-transferase, with translation MLYYLYEYCTAHGIHIPGLGMFRFISFRAGMSVLFSLIIALIFGKKIINYLRRRQMGELVRDLGLDGQKQKEGTPTMGGLIIILATLIPVLLFTRILNIYIVLLIISVVWMGAIGFIDDYLKKIKKNKDGLSGKFKVIGQVGLGLIVGITMYFHPDITVKRKYADAKEVNRNNVERNFMPTEKATVSTVPFVKNNEFDYSGILFWMTPEKAHEWSWIVFIPIVIFIVTAVSNGANIADGIDGLAAGTSVVILLTLSFFAYVSGNIIFADYLNIMFLPNMGETTIFALALVGAVIGFFWYNTYPAQVFMGDTGSLMLGGVIAVLAIILRKELMIPVLCGIFLIENISVMLQVGVFKYRKRKFGLEYAQNNRLFKMSPLHHHYQKEGYHESKIVNRMVIMGVLFAIICLITLKVR, from the coding sequence ATGTTATACTACCTCTACGAATATTGTACAGCCCACGGAATCCACATTCCCGGCCTTGGCATGTTTAGATTTATCTCTTTTCGTGCAGGAATGTCGGTTTTGTTTTCCTTAATAATTGCGCTGATTTTCGGGAAAAAGATCATTAATTATTTGCGCAGAAGACAAATGGGCGAACTCGTTCGTGATCTGGGTTTAGATGGCCAGAAACAAAAAGAAGGTACGCCCACGATGGGTGGCCTCATTATTATTTTAGCCACTTTAATTCCGGTTTTACTTTTTACGCGGATCCTGAACATCTACATCGTTTTACTCATTATCTCCGTCGTATGGATGGGCGCGATTGGCTTCATCGACGATTATTTAAAGAAAATCAAAAAAAATAAAGACGGACTAAGCGGAAAATTCAAAGTTATTGGCCAGGTGGGTTTAGGCCTGATCGTGGGAATCACCATGTATTTCCATCCGGATATCACGGTAAAAAGAAAATATGCCGATGCGAAAGAAGTCAACAGAAATAACGTAGAACGCAACTTTATGCCCACGGAAAAAGCCACAGTTTCTACCGTTCCGTTTGTGAAAAATAACGAGTTCGATTACAGCGGAATTTTATTTTGGATGACGCCGGAAAAAGCACACGAATGGTCCTGGATCGTTTTTATCCCGATCGTGATTTTCATCGTAACGGCAGTTTCAAATGGCGCCAATATCGCCGACGGAATCGATGGGCTCGCCGCGGGAACAAGTGTCGTCATTCTGCTGACGCTCTCTTTTTTCGCCTACGTTTCGGGGAACATCATCTTCGCGGATTACCTGAACATTATGTTCCTTCCCAATATGGGGGAGACAACCATTTTCGCCCTCGCGCTCGTGGGTGCTGTGATCGGATTTTTCTGGTACAATACGTATCCGGCGCAGGTTTTTATGGGCGATACGGGAAGTTTAATGCTGGGCGGCGTCATCGCGGTTTTAGCGATTATTTTACGGAAAGAACTTATGATTCCCGTGCTTTGCGGAATTTTCTTAATTGAAAATATTTCCGTTATGCTTCAAGTAGGCGTTTTCAAATACAGAAAAAGAAAATTTGGGCTGGAATACGCTCAAAACAACAGGTTGTTCAAAATGTCGCCGCTTCATCATCATTATCAGAAAGAAGGATATCATGAAAGCAAAATCGTGAACCGAATGGTGATTATGGGCGTTCTGTTTGCAATCATTTGTTTAATTACATTGAAAGTTAGGTAG
- the murD gene encoding UDP-N-acetylmuramoyl-L-alanine--D-glutamate ligase produces MKIVVLGGGESGFGAAYLAKKKGMEVFLSDKGQIKDDFKKLLTDAEIEFEENQHSEERILSADWIIKSPGIPKKADIIYKINQKGIRLSSEIEFASEFTDAKIIAITGSNGKTTTTSLIYHILKNDDLKVGLGGNIGKSFAKQVADENFDYYVLEVSSFQLDDIQNFRPYISLLLNLSQDHLDQYNYNYEEYALAKFRIMENQENDNFFIYNKDDVMSLSLLEKLEVKAKMIPFSTKEKLKEGGYLNENKMIVKLSDEFSMKIEELSLVGNHNIANSLAASIAGKILQINNESIRNSLMTFQAVEHRLEQVAEMNGVKFINDSKATNVNATYYALESMKQPAIWIVGGVDKGNDYTEIEDLVKKKVKAIVCLGLDNQKIIDFFQDKTELIYSTSSMEEAVKVSKSLAQKGNTVLLSPSCASFDLFDNYEDRGNQFKKEVLK; encoded by the coding sequence ATGAAAATAGTTGTTTTAGGTGGCGGAGAAAGCGGTTTCGGCGCAGCTTATTTAGCGAAGAAAAAAGGCATGGAAGTCTTTTTGTCCGACAAAGGGCAAATTAAAGACGACTTCAAAAAACTTTTGACGGACGCTGAAATTGAGTTTGAAGAGAACCAACATTCGGAAGAGCGCATTCTTTCGGCCGACTGGATTATAAAATCCCCCGGCATTCCGAAAAAAGCAGATATTATTTATAAAATTAACCAAAAAGGAATCAGACTGTCGTCGGAGATCGAATTTGCCTCGGAATTTACAGATGCGAAAATCATCGCCATCACCGGAAGTAACGGAAAGACCACAACAACATCGCTCATTTATCATATTTTGAAGAACGATGATTTGAAAGTAGGTTTAGGCGGAAACATCGGCAAAAGCTTTGCAAAACAGGTGGCTGACGAAAACTTCGATTACTACGTTTTGGAAGTGAGTTCTTTTCAACTGGATGATATTCAAAACTTTAGACCTTATATTTCTTTATTGTTGAATTTAAGTCAGGATCATTTAGATCAGTACAATTACAATTACGAAGAGTATGCTCTGGCGAAATTCAGAATAATGGAAAACCAGGAAAACGATAATTTTTTCATCTACAACAAAGATGATGTCATGAGTTTGAGTCTGCTGGAAAAACTGGAAGTGAAAGCAAAGATGATCCCTTTTTCGACGAAGGAAAAATTAAAAGAAGGCGGTTATCTCAACGAAAATAAGATGATTGTAAAACTGTCCGATGAATTCTCGATGAAGATTGAAGAACTCTCCCTGGTCGGAAATCACAACATCGCCAACAGTTTGGCAGCGTCGATTGCGGGGAAAATTCTTCAGATCAATAACGAAAGCATCCGAAATTCACTGATGACGTTTCAGGCAGTGGAACACCGGCTGGAGCAGGTTGCGGAAATGAACGGCGTTAAATTCATCAACGACAGTAAAGCCACGAACGTTAATGCAACGTATTACGCTTTGGAAAGCATGAAGCAGCCCGCGATCTGGATTGTTGGCGGTGTTGATAAAGGAAATGATTATACAGAAATTGAAGATCTGGTGAAGAAAAAGGTAAAAGCCATTGTTTGCTTAGGCCTGGACAACCAAAAAATTATCGATTTCTTTCAGGATAAAACCGAACTGATTTACAGCACTTCGAGTATGGAAGAAGCCGTGAAAGTTTCAAAATCGCTCGCCCAGAAAGGAAACACGGTTTTGCTTTCTCCAAGTTGTGCGAGTTTTGATCTTTTCGATAATTACGAAGACCGCGGAAATCAGTTTAAAAAAGAAGTTTTAAAATAA
- a CDS encoding FtsW/RodA/SpoVE family cell cycle protein — translation MQETENKFELLKGDKVLWSVILLISFFSVFPVYSASSNLEYIVNNGTTTSHLIKHMFFVLLGLAIMRGVGFFKYEHIGKLSSILLAVMVLLLCLTMFTGQKIDGASASRWLKIPGTPISFQPSSFAYLLLVIYLCRYLTKRIKRDRLPIENILYIFGPVMLVFGLVAKDNGSTALMILMVSLAVMVIGQLNKKYILGFMGVSTVAIGMFMFLALKTDLIGSNRVHTWMSRVETFSNTKKTTDVEDETLKAKNYQVMQAKAAIVHGGITGMGPGKSALKQMLPQSASDFIFAIIVEEYGFFGAIFLIVLYLIMIIRIVMIASKMPAFFGSLLVLSLGIMIFVQLSVNIAVAVNLIPVTGQPLPLISYGGTSMLVTYIQLGIILNVSSRIQVYDEEGMGKTQNIEEINDIA, via the coding sequence ATGCAGGAAACAGAAAACAAATTCGAGCTGTTAAAAGGCGACAAAGTGCTTTGGAGCGTGATCTTACTGATCTCGTTCTTCTCGGTATTTCCCGTGTACTCTGCCAGTTCGAATTTGGAATATATCGTTAACAACGGCACAACGACTTCGCATCTCATCAAACACATGTTTTTTGTATTGCTGGGTTTGGCCATCATGCGCGGCGTAGGCTTTTTCAAATACGAACACATCGGAAAGCTCAGCAGTATTCTGCTTGCCGTTATGGTTTTGCTTCTGTGTTTAACCATGTTTACCGGTCAAAAAATCGATGGAGCGTCTGCCTCCAGATGGCTTAAAATTCCGGGCACGCCGATTTCTTTTCAACCCTCTTCGTTTGCTTATTTGTTGCTCGTCATCTACCTCTGCAGATATTTAACAAAAAGAATTAAAAGAGACCGACTTCCTATCGAGAACATTCTCTACATATTCGGTCCGGTAATGCTGGTTTTCGGCCTGGTTGCAAAAGATAACGGTTCTACCGCGTTGATGATTTTAATGGTATCGTTGGCGGTAATGGTCATCGGACAATTAAATAAAAAATACATTTTAGGTTTCATGGGCGTTTCCACCGTTGCCATCGGCATGTTTATGTTCTTGGCCCTGAAAACCGATTTAATCGGCAGCAACCGTGTTCACACATGGATGAGCCGCGTGGAAACCTTTAGCAACACAAAAAAAACGACCGATGTTGAGGATGAAACCTTAAAAGCAAAAAATTATCAGGTCATGCAGGCGAAAGCCGCCATCGTTCATGGTGGAATTACCGGTATGGGTCCCGGAAAAAGTGCTTTGAAACAGATGCTTCCGCAGTCCGCGTCGGATTTTATTTTCGCCATCATTGTGGAGGAATACGGATTTTTTGGCGCAATATTTTTAATTGTGCTTTACCTCATCATGATCATCAGAATCGTGATGATCGCCAGTAAAATGCCCGCTTTTTTCGGCAGTTTGCTCGTGCTCAGTTTGGGAATAATGATTTTCGTGCAGCTTTCCGTAAATATTGCCGTCGCCGTGAATTTAATTCCGGTGACGGGACAGCCCTTGCCATTGATTAGTTATGGTGGAACGTCGATGTTGGTAACCTATATTCAGCTTGGCATCATCCTAAATGTAAGCTCCAGAATCCAGGTTTACGATGAAGAAGGTATGGGAAAGACGCAGAATATCGAAGAAATAAATGATATCGCATAA
- the murG gene encoding undecaprenyldiphospho-muramoylpentapeptide beta-N-acetylglucosaminyltransferase, with the protein MNRKLKILMSGGGTGGHIFPAIAIAEEIKKRFPQAEFLFIGATGKMEMEKVPQAGYKIVGLNIAGFDRGNLMKNLNLPFKIVSSLIKARKTIREFQPDFAVGTGGFASGPALYIAARLGVPVFVQEQNSLPGKTNIFLSKKAKAVFTAYPDMEKFFHGTKTFFLGNPVRKNIITDLIDIKTAKEKLGLDPNKLTILSVGGSLGSRTLNNGWKANLGQIAERNYELIWQTGKTDFNDLKNDESVTAHESSIMLREFISDMALTYSAADIIVSRAGAIAISELALTKKPVLLVPFPFASEDHQTKNAMTLVEKRAAKMVKDADMKEKFLPTLLAMCEDETLRKEMSANLEFFAKPKATEEIVDEILKILNI; encoded by the coding sequence ATGAACAGAAAACTAAAAATATTAATGAGCGGCGGCGGAACGGGTGGACACATCTTTCCGGCAATCGCCATTGCCGAGGAGATCAAAAAACGATTTCCGCAAGCTGAGTTTTTGTTCATCGGCGCGACCGGAAAAATGGAGATGGAAAAAGTTCCGCAGGCAGGTTATAAAATTGTTGGCCTGAATATCGCCGGTTTCGATCGCGGAAATTTGATGAAAAACTTGAACCTTCCCTTTAAAATAGTTTCAAGTTTAATTAAAGCCCGAAAAACCATTAGAGAATTTCAACCCGATTTCGCCGTCGGAACAGGCGGTTTCGCCAGTGGTCCTGCCCTGTATATCGCCGCAAGATTAGGCGTGCCGGTGTTTGTGCAGGAACAAAATTCTCTGCCCGGCAAAACGAATATCTTTCTTTCCAAAAAAGCCAAAGCTGTTTTCACGGCTTACCCCGATATGGAAAAGTTTTTCCACGGCACAAAAACTTTTTTTCTTGGAAATCCTGTTCGTAAGAATATCATTACGGACTTAATCGACATCAAAACAGCCAAAGAAAAACTCGGTCTAGATCCAAACAAATTGACGATCCTTTCCGTCGGTGGTTCTTTAGGATCCCGAACATTAAACAACGGTTGGAAAGCAAATTTAGGACAAATAGCAGAAAGAAATTATGAGCTCATCTGGCAAACCGGGAAAACGGATTTTAATGATTTGAAGAATGACGAATCGGTTACCGCTCATGAATCCTCCATCATGTTACGTGAATTTATTTCCGATATGGCTTTAACGTATTCCGCAGCAGATATAATTGTTTCCCGCGCCGGGGCTATTGCCATTTCTGAACTGGCCCTGACGAAAAAACCTGTGCTTTTGGTTCCCTTTCCGTTTGCCTCGGAAGATCATCAAACCAAAAACGCCATGACGCTGGTCGAAAAAAGGGCTGCCAAAATGGTAAAAGACGCGGACATGAAAGAGAAATTTCTTCCCACCTTATTAGCAATGTGCGAAGACGAAACGCTAAGAAAAGAAATGTCCGCCAATCTGGAATTTTTTGCCAAGCCCAAAGCCACGGAAGAAATTGTAGACGAAATTTTAAAGATTTTAAACATTTAG